A genomic segment from Nonomuraea helvata encodes:
- a CDS encoding acyltransferase, translating into MTARTGPSQPAAPGNHAARRPELDAMRALVVVGLVFFHASLVFDSRDDYYVKNAETTQITFFIAALCVIWAMPLLFLIAGLGSWHSMRRRGPGGFAVERLLRLGVPLVFATATIMPLPQWLRLRADPAYHESYLAFLPKFYTVRLDLSDFPFILRGTYFETGHLWFVVLLLTFSLLLAAVARWAPPTLEWPAALSRPRGGLLVLGLPIALVCAFVGLEESFSGWSRWAFLLFFLYGYFFVTDPRFRAAMRRDWVPAAIVGVALVAVGVPGFVIAGDAPGADAFTDMTPLAIGARALYGLAGWCWLVAILGALDRPRTPSTGADRPPRRLYAYLSSAVLPLYVLHQPIVVAVAYFVVGWKAPILVEYLVIVVVSLVLTVGVYDLLVRRTRVTRFLFGMREPTATSG; encoded by the coding sequence ATGACCGCACGTACCGGGCCGTCGCAGCCGGCGGCCCCAGGAAACCACGCAGCACGCCGACCGGAGCTCGACGCCATGCGCGCTCTCGTGGTGGTCGGGCTGGTGTTCTTTCACGCGTCACTGGTGTTCGACTCGCGGGACGACTACTACGTCAAGAACGCCGAGACGACGCAGATCACATTCTTCATCGCGGCGCTCTGCGTGATCTGGGCGATGCCGCTGCTCTTCCTCATCGCCGGGCTGGGGTCGTGGCACTCGATGCGCCGCCGCGGCCCCGGCGGGTTCGCCGTGGAGCGATTACTGCGGCTTGGGGTGCCGCTGGTCTTCGCCACGGCCACGATCATGCCGCTGCCCCAGTGGCTGCGGCTGCGGGCCGATCCCGCCTACCACGAGTCCTACCTGGCGTTCCTGCCGAAGTTCTACACCGTGCGGCTCGACCTGAGCGACTTTCCCTTCATCCTGCGCGGGACGTACTTCGAGACCGGGCACCTGTGGTTCGTGGTGCTGCTGCTGACCTTCTCGCTGCTGCTCGCGGCGGTGGCGCGCTGGGCGCCGCCCACCCTCGAGTGGCCCGCCGCGCTCTCGCGGCCGCGCGGCGGGCTGCTGGTGCTCGGGCTGCCGATCGCGCTGGTCTGCGCCTTCGTGGGGCTGGAGGAGTCGTTCAGCGGCTGGAGCCGGTGGGCGTTCCTGCTGTTCTTCCTGTACGGGTACTTCTTCGTGACCGATCCCCGATTCCGCGCGGCGATGCGGCGCGACTGGGTGCCCGCCGCGATCGTGGGCGTCGCTCTGGTGGCAGTGGGGGTGCCCGGCTTCGTCATCGCGGGCGACGCGCCCGGCGCGGACGCGTTCACGGACATGACCCCGCTCGCGATCGGGGCCCGCGCCCTGTACGGCCTGGCCGGGTGGTGCTGGCTGGTCGCGATACTCGGCGCCCTCGACCGGCCGCGCACGCCCTCCACCGGCGCCGACAGACCGCCGCGCCGGCTGTACGCCTACCTGTCCTCCGCCGTGCTCCCCCTGTACGTGCTGCACCAGCCGATCGTCGTGGCGGTGGCCTACTTCGTGGTGGGGTGGAAGGCGCCGATCCTGGTCGAATACCTGGTCATCGTGGTGGTCTCGCTCGTGCTGACGGTGGGCGTCTACGACCTGCTGGTGC